GGGTGTGGATCCTCCTGTTCAACTTACGAACATGAGAACAAAGGAGGTGGCATCATTGCCTAATGTTGACGAGGCATTAGTAGTTGGAAGAGATAAAGATAAGCAGGAGATAATATCCATGCTTGAAGAGAATGATGATCAACAGAAAATTAAGATAGTTTCGGTCATCGGGCTTGGTGGGTCAGGGAAGACTACCTTGGCTAAACTGGTTTTCAATGATGGTAACATTATAGAGAGGCATTTATTTGAAGTTAGACTATGGGTTCATGTgtcaaaagaatttgttgtcaatgATCTCATCAAAAAATTGTTTGAAGCTTTTTCTGACAATAATCCAGGAACCCATGCCTTGCCTTATATGAACCAAACTATCTTGGACAAGTTGAAGGGCAAAAGGTTTCTTCTTGTATTGGATGATGTTTGGACCAACTCACGAGATGAGTGGGAAGAATTCATGGTACGTCTAAAGGTTGGCGCACCTAAAAGCAGGATTTTACTTACTACTCGGAACAGAGAAGTTGCGGTAATAGTGGGATCCACCAACCAATTTTACTTACCATTCTTGTCTCCAGATGACAGCTGGAAACTATTCCAACAAAGCCTGGTAACACCTCCTGCTGGTTGGGATTTTGAAGAGGTTGGGAAAGCGATTGTGGACAAATGTGGTGGGGTGCCACTAGCAATTAAAGTACTTGCAGGTGCTCTCCATGGGAAGGAGCGGATAGAAGAGTGGCAGGTTGTGAGAAAGAGAAAATTATTGAATGTTGatggtaaagaagatagagtagcTGCATGCTTAAGGTTAAGCTATTCCCATCTGCCATTTAATCTCAAGCAATGTTTTAAAATATGTTCATTGTTTCCTAAAGGTCATGGGATTGATAAAGAACAATTGATTGACCTATGGATTGCTCATGATATGATCGCTGTAGAGGATGGTGTTGATTGCTTGGACTTGGAGCATGTTGGCCACAACCACTTTGAGTCTCTTCTGCAAGTGTATTTCCTACAAATCTTCTACGAAACAGATGGGAGAGTGACATGTGGGATGCATGATTTGGTTCATGATCTTGCCTTGTCCATCTTGGGTGATGAAATTTCACTTGACATGCCCAGCAGTACCACAAAGAGCTATAGATATTTTTCTTTGATTAAACAGACAGAACATATGGCACCtaaatttttttttagaaaagcaCGTGCTGTATATATGCCTAAGTATGAAGATTACATATATGCCATGGCATTGAAGCATGCAAAGCACTTGCGCAGTGTTACGGTGGGATATCTCAATGCAGAAGGAGCTAACACCATATCTCAAGTTAAGTATCTGAAATATCTTGCCATGTCATTACGAGATTGTGAAACGCTTCCTAAGGGTATCTCAGATGTTTGGAGCCTGCAAGCACTTCATGTAACAAGCAGCTATTCACTTATCAAGATACCGGAATCCATTGGTAAGCTGAAAAAGTTAAGAACACTAAACTTGTCGGGCTGTATATTGCTAAAGAGTTTGCCAGATTCTATTGGTGATTGTCATATGATTTCAAGTATTGATCTTTGCCGTTGTAGTGACCTTACAGTGTTGCCAGACTCTATTGGTAAGTTGCAGAAGTTAAGAACATTGAACCTATCAAGTTGTAGAGAGCTGAAATGCTTGCCAGATTCCATTGGCAGAAACAAAATGCTAAGATTGTTGAGACTAAGTTACAGCAAAGTTAAGAGGCTACCATCAAGTATGACAAAACTGGAAAATCTGGAGTGTTTGGACCTTCAGGGTTGTCGTGAGCTAGTAGAGCTGCCTGAAGGCATCGGCAACTTGGATAAGCTTCAAGTTTTGAACCTAAATTCATGTACAAAATTGGGAGGAATACCTGTAGGCATTGGACAGCTCAGTCGACTACAAAGGTTGGGCTTATTTGCTATTGGTAAGGGAGAAAAGTTTGCTGGAATGTCAGAGCTTGCAAATGTATCTAGGTTTAGTGAGGGACTAACAATCATAGGTATTCAACATGTGATGGATACGAATGATGCACACGTGGTATGCTTGAAACAGAAGACAAACTTACAGTGGTTGGGCCTAGAGTGGATGGCAGATTACACAAAAGAGGTGAACACTGAGTTGCAGCAAGATGTGCTTGATGTCCTAGAACCACCACCTGGTATTAAAAAGCTGGACATTCGTGGGTATTCAGGTAGGCAGTATGCAGGGTGGATGCAAAGTCAAGTTGGTGGTGGAGTACAGGGCCCTGCTCCCTTCCCATTTTTGAGGGTGATGTTGCTATGTGATTTGCCGAACTTGAAGCATCTAGATGGGCTTGTCGAGCTACCTTGTTTGGAGGTGCTTCGGCTGCTAAGGATGCCTTCTCTTGAGAGCATAAGTGGAGGCCCATTTCCTTCGCTGGTGCAGATGGAGATGTACAAACTGCCTCGTTTGGGAGAGGTGTGGATGGTACCAGAGAGGACCATGCCCGATGTAGAAGATGGGGGAGGCTGCTACAACTACAATTTAACACCTCACTTGGGACAAGTCCGAGTTGGTAGCTGCTTATCAGAGTTAGAGATCAATCGTTGTCCAAAGTTGGAGGTGATGCCGCGCTTTCCTCCGTCGCTGCAGCGCTTGATCTTGAATGGCCGTGAGCAGATGCTGCAGTCACCAGGCCAATGCCAGGGGTCTTCTTCGTCCCCCAGTTTTAACAAACTGAAGAAGCTTCAACTATGGAATGTGACAGGATTAGGATCTGGGCATGGGTGGGAGCTACTGCAACACATGACGGCACTCGAGTCATTGGAGATTCTTGTCTTCTCTGGAGTGCAAACCGAGGTGCCTGAGAGCTTGTGGAGCCTCACATCCCTCCGGTCCCTGAAAGTGGACCACTGGTCTAATATCCGCATGCTACCCGAGTCGCTAGGGGAACTCCGGTCTCTGCAAGAGTTGACCATCGAATTCTGCCATAGCCTGATCAGCCTCCCCCAAACAATGGGCCAACTCACATCCCTCC
This sequence is a window from Miscanthus floridulus cultivar M001 chromosome 10, ASM1932011v1, whole genome shotgun sequence. Protein-coding genes within it:
- the LOC136486132 gene encoding putative disease resistance protein RGA1, whose amino-acid sequence is MTGVEAAAISALVSGTLKVVGSKLAPLLIKEYSSIVGVKEDLQELHDLVEEINFWLEKTAENSIGSTQSFAWLKKLNDISYDVDDVVDEFQLKAEKHDSNGDSGIVSKYLCTIPKSFVFQCNSANKIKAIKKRFAAIVKQRTDYQAITKGVDPPVQLTNMRTKEVASLPNVDEALVVGRDKDKQEIISMLEENDDQQKIKIVSVIGLGGSGKTTLAKLVFNDGNIIERHLFEVRLWVHVSKEFVVNDLIKKLFEAFSDNNPGTHALPYMNQTILDKLKGKRFLLVLDDVWTNSRDEWEEFMVRLKVGAPKSRILLTTRNREVAVIVGSTNQFYLPFLSPDDSWKLFQQSLVTPPAGWDFEEVGKAIVDKCGGVPLAIKVLAGALHGKERIEEWQVVRKRKLLNVDGKEDRVAACLRLSYSHLPFNLKQCFKICSLFPKGHGIDKEQLIDLWIAHDMIAVEDGVDCLDLEHVGHNHFESLLQVYFLQIFYETDGRVTCGMHDLVHDLALSILGDEISLDMPSSTTKSYRYFSLIKQTEHMAPKFFFRKARAVYMPKYEDYIYAMALKHAKHLRSVTVGYLNAEGANTISQVKYLKYLAMSLRDCETLPKGISDVWSLQALHVTSSYSLIKIPESIGKLKKLRTLNLSGCILLKSLPDSIGDCHMISSIDLCRCSDLTVLPDSIGKLQKLRTLNLSSCRELKCLPDSIGRNKMLRLLRLSYSKVKRLPSSMTKLENLECLDLQGCRELVELPEGIGNLDKLQVLNLNSCTKLGGIPVGIGQLSRLQRLGLFAIGKGEKFAGMSELANVSRFSEGLTIIGIQHVMDTNDAHVVCLKQKTNLQWLGLEWMADYTKEVNTELQQDVLDVLEPPPGIKKLDIRGYSGRQYAGWMQSQVGGGVQGPAPFPFLRVMLLCDLPNLKHLDGLVELPCLEVLRLLRMPSLESISGGPFPSLVQMEMYKLPRLGEVWMVPERTMPDVEDGGGCYNYNLTPHLGQVRVGSCLSELEINRCPKLEVMPRFPPSLQRLILNGREQMLQSPGQCQGSSSSPSFNKLKKLQLWNVTGLGSGHGWELLQHMTALESLEILVFSGVQTEVPESLWSLTSLRSLKVDHWSNIRMLPESLGELRSLQELTIEFCHSLISLPQTMGQLTSLQLLKIGWCEALHQLPDCLGELCSLRKLEINYLRGLTCLPQSICRLTTSLQELQIYKCPGIKSLPEGIKDLTALKQLKICFCPDLERRCKRGTGEDWHLISHIPDVSHH